In Acidobacteriota bacterium, one DNA window encodes the following:
- a CDS encoding M15 family metallopeptidase — MPASAEDGPPKEDRAFRAPDLVELVTLDPTIRLDVRYATKNNEFGRPFYSEARAFLQRPAAEALARVQRALKAKGYGLLVFDGYRPWSVTKQFWDLTPADKKVFVANPKNGSRHNRGGAVDLTLVDLATGKEADMGGAYDEMTERSYVTYDKGPKEALQRRDLLRGAMETEGFFVYPFEWWHFDWKDFREYAVLDIPFGSLKQPAPAPASVR, encoded by the coding sequence TTGCCGGCGAGCGCAGAGGACGGCCCCCCGAAGGAAGACCGCGCGTTTCGCGCGCCGGACCTCGTCGAGCTCGTGACGCTCGACCCGACGATCCGCCTCGACGTGCGCTACGCGACGAAGAACAACGAGTTCGGCCGGCCCTTCTATTCGGAGGCGCGTGCCTTTCTCCAGCGCCCGGCCGCCGAGGCGCTTGCGCGGGTCCAGCGCGCTCTCAAGGCGAAGGGTTACGGCCTTCTCGTCTTCGACGGCTACCGTCCGTGGTCCGTCACGAAGCAGTTCTGGGACCTGACGCCGGCCGACAAGAAGGTCTTCGTCGCGAACCCGAAGAACGGCTCGCGTCACAACCGCGGCGGGGCGGTCGACCTCACTCTCGTCGACCTTGCGACAGGGAAGGAAGCCGACATGGGCGGCGCCTACGACGAGATGACGGAGCGCTCGTACGTGACGTACGACAAGGGCCCGAAGGAGGCGCTCCAGCGCCGCGACCTCCTCCGGGGAGCGATGGAGACGGAGGGCTTCTTCGTCTACCCCTTCGAGTGGTGGCACTTCGACTGGAAGGACTTCCGCGAGTACGCGGTGCTCGACATCCCCTTCGGGTCGCTGAAGCAGCCCGCGCCCGCGCCGGCCTCCGTGCGCTGA
- a CDS encoding DUF4442 domain-containing protein: MASLRHRFLMRFVNLYPPLLGAGIRVTYPKDDPYTIVVRMKLHWWNRNLFGTHFGGSLYAMCDPFFVFIVMKNLGPGYLVWDKAVQIEFLRPGRGRVTGRYHVPPEEVARVKALADGGEKVEPVYVGEIVADDGTLVARVTKRLWVRKKTALSAPGQSSAAAPENTAPPRAAQKP, encoded by the coding sequence ATGGCCTCGCTCCGGCACCGGTTCCTGATGAGGTTCGTGAACCTCTACCCGCCGTTGCTCGGGGCCGGAATCCGGGTGACCTACCCGAAGGACGATCCGTACACGATCGTCGTGCGGATGAAGCTCCACTGGTGGAACAGGAATCTCTTCGGGACGCACTTCGGAGGGTCGCTCTACGCGATGTGCGACCCGTTCTTTGTCTTCATCGTGATGAAGAACCTCGGCCCCGGATACCTCGTGTGGGACAAGGCGGTGCAGATCGAATTCCTGAGGCCGGGCCGCGGACGCGTGACCGGGCGCTATCACGTCCCGCCCGAGGAGGTCGCGCGCGTGAAGGCGCTGGCCGACGGGGGGGAGAAGGTCGAGCCGGTCTACGTCGGCGAGATCGTGGCGGACGACGGGACGCTCGTCGCGCGCGTCACGAAGCGGCTCTGGGTGAGGAAGAAGACGGCCTTGTCGGCGCCCGGTCAGTCGTCGGCCGCTGCACCGGAGAACACGGCGCCGCCGCGTGCCGCCCAGAAGCCGTAG
- a CDS encoding protein kinase, with amino-acid sequence MTRCPHCDAEVPASGRFCPACGQAVSASLSHLPTEMGSAPKPVTGKAPSSVRRLVSSGSLDLGAFAPGAMLGERYRIVGLLGKGGMGEVYRADDLKLGQTVALKFLPKAVSTDESLLARFHAEVRLARQVSHPNVCRIYDIGEIEGRHFLSMEYVDGEDLASLLKRIGRLPVDKTIEIARQLCAGLHAAHEKGVLHRDLKPANVMLDGRGRVRITDFGLAVAAEEAASLGEISGTPAYMAPEQLAGKPSSVRSDLYALGLVLYEVATGKRAFDAPTLAEMRRKHEQETPTAPSAVLAGFDPAVERIILRCLEKDPRARPSSAVQVAGALPGGDPLAAALAAGETPSPEMVAAAGEEGTLAAGPAWALLAGVVVLLVAVLLISGLTRDLGLAPPEKSRDSLTDRAHEVATRLGWTDPPADTAVSFLRDYPFLLWNAQHGPPGWARQLSSSWWTPATFRYRQSPRPLVPRDFRGEVRGDDPAMNVSGMVTVTLDTRGRLRSFLAVPRQLRNGSPPQAPPGWEALFREAGLDLKAFTPAEASWVPPVAFDTVAGWTGAVPERPDAVLKVVAAVHEGRPVYFELIAPWSEAAQVTIRPRGLRAKVFDVSFFVLSLAFTAAGLYFARRNLRLGRGDKAGAIRVTMVVFSLILVGHLLVRHVPVAPGAFDRAFWESLGDSLPAGLIVGVVYLALEPYFRRRYPELLVSWTRLLSGRLRDPLVGRDHLWGVLAGLFVGLVVSVENLPPALFAAPGQTPMPVSSMALSGLPGIAAHVLFAAADGLVRLFFVIASLFLGRLVFRKAALAAAVPWLVLFVAFAGRENPLFEMPGGALCATVFVLLLFRAGLLGLAVGMGVFQLLSGAPITPDLSRWFAGYGLFCLAVVLAIAAYGFWAARGGAVFSGAAADD; translated from the coding sequence GTGACGCGCTGCCCTCACTGTGACGCCGAGGTGCCGGCTTCCGGCCGCTTTTGCCCGGCGTGCGGCCAGGCCGTGTCGGCTTCGCTGTCTCACCTCCCCACCGAGATGGGCTCGGCGCCGAAGCCCGTCACCGGGAAGGCCCCTTCGTCGGTGCGCCGGCTCGTCTCTTCTGGCTCGCTCGACCTCGGCGCGTTCGCCCCGGGCGCGATGCTCGGAGAGCGGTACCGCATCGTCGGGCTGCTCGGGAAGGGCGGCATGGGCGAGGTCTACCGCGCCGACGATCTCAAGCTCGGCCAGACCGTCGCCCTGAAGTTCCTGCCCAAGGCGGTCTCGACGGACGAGAGCCTCCTCGCGCGCTTCCACGCCGAGGTCCGGCTCGCGCGGCAGGTCTCGCACCCGAACGTGTGCCGCATCTACGACATCGGCGAGATCGAAGGGCGCCACTTCCTCTCCATGGAGTACGTCGACGGCGAGGACCTCGCGTCGCTCCTCAAGCGAATCGGCCGCCTCCCCGTCGACAAGACGATCGAGATCGCCCGCCAGCTCTGCGCGGGCCTCCATGCGGCGCACGAGAAAGGCGTCCTGCACCGCGACCTCAAGCCCGCGAACGTCATGCTCGACGGGCGCGGCCGCGTGAGGATCACGGACTTCGGTCTCGCGGTCGCCGCCGAAGAGGCGGCCTCGCTGGGCGAAATCTCGGGCACGCCCGCGTACATGGCGCCGGAGCAGCTCGCCGGCAAGCCGTCGTCCGTGAGGAGCGATCTCTACGCGCTCGGCCTCGTCCTCTACGAGGTCGCGACCGGCAAGAGGGCGTTCGACGCGCCCACGCTGGCCGAGATGCGCCGCAAGCACGAGCAGGAGACGCCGACGGCGCCCTCGGCCGTTCTCGCGGGATTCGACCCGGCGGTCGAGCGCATCATCCTGCGCTGTCTCGAGAAGGACCCGCGCGCGCGGCCGTCGTCGGCGGTGCAGGTTGCAGGAGCCTTGCCCGGTGGCGATCCTCTCGCCGCCGCGCTCGCCGCCGGCGAGACGCCCTCTCCCGAGATGGTCGCGGCCGCCGGAGAGGAAGGGACGCTCGCCGCGGGCCCGGCGTGGGCGCTTCTCGCGGGCGTCGTCGTCCTCCTTGTCGCGGTGCTTCTCATCTCCGGCCTCACGAGAGACCTCGGCCTCGCGCCTCCCGAGAAATCCCGCGATTCGCTCACGGACCGGGCCCACGAGGTGGCAACCCGCCTCGGCTGGACTGATCCGCCAGCCGATACAGCGGTCAGTTTCCTCCGGGACTACCCGTTCCTTCTGTGGAACGCGCAGCACGGCCCGCCTGGCTGGGCGCGGCAGCTCTCTTCCTCGTGGTGGACGCCCGCCACCTTCCGTTACCGACAGAGCCCGCGACCGCTCGTGCCACGCGACTTTCGCGGTGAAGTCCGGGGGGACGACCCCGCGATGAACGTCTCGGGGATGGTCACCGTCACGCTCGACACCCGCGGCCGACTCCGGAGCTTCCTCGCCGTGCCGAGACAGCTGCGGAACGGCTCTCCCCCACAGGCCCCGCCGGGATGGGAGGCGCTCTTCAGGGAGGCGGGCCTCGACTTGAAGGCCTTCACGCCCGCCGAGGCCTCATGGGTGCCGCCCGTCGCGTTCGACACCGTGGCCGGCTGGACGGGAGCCGTTCCCGAAAGACCGGACGCCGTCTTGAAGGTCGTGGCCGCGGTCCACGAGGGGCGCCCCGTCTATTTCGAGCTGATCGCGCCGTGGAGCGAGGCCGCTCAGGTCACGATCCGCCCCAGGGGCCTTCGCGCAAAGGTCTTCGATGTTTCTTTCTTCGTCCTCTCGTTGGCTTTCACCGCCGCGGGGCTCTACTTCGCAAGGCGGAATCTCCGGCTCGGACGCGGGGACAAGGCCGGCGCCATCCGCGTGACGATGGTTGTCTTCAGCCTCATCCTCGTCGGTCACCTCCTCGTGCGCCACGTCCCCGTGGCGCCGGGCGCCTTCGACCGCGCGTTCTGGGAGAGTCTTGGCGACAGTCTTCCCGCGGGGCTCATCGTCGGCGTCGTGTATCTCGCCCTGGAGCCGTACTTCCGGCGACGTTACCCCGAACTCCTGGTCTCGTGGACCCGGCTCCTCTCCGGCAGGCTGCGCGACCCCCTCGTCGGGCGCGACCATCTCTGGGGCGTCCTCGCGGGCCTGTTCGTCGGCCTCGTCGTGAGCGTCGAGAACCTCCCGCCCGCGCTCTTCGCGGCCCCCGGCCAGACGCCGATGCCGGTCAGCTCGATGGCCCTGTCCGGGCTGCCCGGCATCGCGGCCCACGTCCTCTTCGCGGCCGCGGACGGCCTGGTCCGCCTCTTCTTCGTCATCGCCTCGCTCTTCCTGGGACGACTCGTGTTCCGCAAGGCCGCGCTCGCCGCCGCCGTGCCGTGGCTCGTCCTCTTCGTGGCGTTCGCGGGCCGCGAGAATCCCCTCTTCGAGATGCCGGGGGGCGCCCTCTGCGCGACGGTCTTCGTTCTTCTTCTCTTCCGCGCCGGCCTCCTCGGCCTCGCGGTCGGCATGGGAGTCTTCCAGCTCCTTTCGGGCGCGCCGATCACGCCCGACCTGTCCCGCTGGTTCGCGGGGTACGGGCTCTTCTGCCTCGCGGTCGTCCTCGCGATCGCCGCCTACGGCTTCTGGGCGGCACGCGGCGGCGCCGTGTTCTCCGGTGCAGCGGCCGACGACTGA
- the thrS gene encoding threonine--tRNA ligase, producing MSAAVSSSVIRLTLPDGSVREVPSGTTGRAVAESIGPRLAKDALGVKLSGHVLDLSRPLTESGAFEVVTPKHADALELYRHSTAHLCANAVKRLFPGVKIGIGPAIDNGFYYDFDPGRPFTPEDLEKIDAEMRKIVAEDNVVVRKEMSKAEAVKLFQGQNDPLKVEIVDGIPEGSLSCYEQKDFIDLCRGPHVPSTGKLGVFKLTHSAGAYWKGDERNPMLQRIYGAVFLTQKDLDEHLARLEAARARDHRKLGKELGLFVFHHWAPASPFFLPKGATVYNLLVAFMRDLYVKYGYQEVITPQVFDVELFKTSGHYQNYHDNMYFTEIDEREFGVKPMNCPGHFLMYASQAYSYRDLPVRFADFGRLHRYEKSGVTQGLTRVRTFAQDDSHIFCAIDQMAEEMNRFLDFIREVYETFAFREVKVGLGTRPEKFMGEIENWDKAEKALSDAFEKRAASLPGWSYFVNAGDGAFYGPKLDFQVTDAIGRAWQLGTLQVDFSNPERFELHYTAEDGSRKRPVVLHRAILGSLERFFGILIEHTGGDFPFWLAPEQVRVVPVSEKFNEYGEEILRRVREAGLRASSDQRNEKLGAKIRLGEMEKVPALLIVGEKEVAAGTVSLRVRHGGEFKDQKIGELLRMMRGAVANRSLVWHETSTAR from the coding sequence ATGTCCGCGGCGGTGAGTTCGAGCGTGATCCGGTTGACGCTGCCCGATGGCTCGGTTCGGGAGGTGCCCTCGGGCACCACCGGCCGTGCCGTCGCCGAGTCGATCGGCCCCCGGCTCGCCAAGGACGCGCTCGGCGTCAAGCTCTCGGGCCACGTCCTCGACCTCTCCCGCCCCCTCACGGAGTCCGGTGCGTTCGAGGTCGTGACGCCGAAGCACGCCGACGCGCTCGAGCTCTACCGCCACTCCACGGCCCACCTCTGCGCGAACGCGGTCAAGCGCCTCTTCCCGGGCGTCAAGATCGGCATCGGCCCCGCCATCGACAACGGCTTCTACTACGACTTCGATCCGGGCCGCCCGTTCACGCCCGAGGACCTCGAGAAGATCGACGCCGAGATGCGGAAGATCGTCGCCGAGGACAACGTCGTCGTCCGCAAGGAGATGTCGAAGGCCGAGGCCGTGAAGCTCTTTCAGGGCCAGAACGACCCGCTCAAGGTCGAGATCGTCGACGGCATTCCCGAGGGCAGTCTCTCGTGCTACGAGCAGAAGGACTTCATCGACCTCTGCCGCGGCCCACACGTCCCGTCCACGGGGAAGCTCGGCGTCTTCAAGCTCACGCATTCCGCCGGCGCCTACTGGAAGGGCGACGAGCGAAACCCGATGCTCCAGCGCATCTACGGGGCCGTGTTCCTCACGCAGAAGGACCTCGACGAGCACCTCGCGCGCCTCGAGGCCGCCCGGGCCCGCGACCACCGCAAGCTCGGCAAGGAGCTCGGGCTCTTCGTGTTCCACCACTGGGCGCCCGCGTCGCCGTTCTTCCTCCCGAAGGGCGCGACGGTCTACAACCTCCTCGTCGCCTTCATGCGCGACCTGTACGTGAAGTACGGGTACCAGGAAGTCATCACGCCGCAGGTCTTCGACGTCGAGCTCTTCAAGACGTCGGGGCACTACCAGAACTACCACGACAACATGTACTTCACCGAGATCGACGAGCGCGAGTTCGGCGTGAAGCCCATGAACTGCCCGGGGCACTTCCTCATGTACGCCTCGCAGGCGTACAGCTACCGGGACCTCCCGGTCCGCTTCGCGGACTTCGGGCGCCTGCACCGCTACGAGAAGTCGGGCGTCACGCAGGGCCTGACGCGCGTCCGCACGTTCGCCCAGGACGACTCGCACATCTTCTGCGCGATCGACCAGATGGCCGAAGAGATGAACCGGTTCCTCGACTTCATCCGCGAGGTTTACGAGACGTTCGCGTTCCGCGAAGTGAAGGTCGGACTCGGGACGCGCCCCGAGAAGTTCATGGGCGAGATCGAGAACTGGGACAAAGCCGAGAAAGCGCTTTCGGACGCGTTCGAAAAGCGCGCCGCGTCGCTTCCGGGCTGGTCGTATTTCGTGAACGCCGGCGACGGCGCGTTCTACGGGCCGAAGCTCGACTTCCAGGTCACGGACGCGATCGGCCGTGCGTGGCAGCTCGGCACGCTCCAGGTCGACTTCTCGAACCCCGAGCGCTTCGAGCTGCACTACACGGCGGAGGACGGGTCCAGGAAGCGCCCCGTCGTCCTCCACCGCGCGATCCTCGGGTCGCTCGAGCGGTTCTTCGGGATTCTCATCGAGCACACGGGCGGCGATTTCCCGTTCTGGCTCGCGCCGGAGCAGGTCCGGGTGGTGCCGGTTTCGGAGAAGTTCAATGAATACGGGGAAGAGATTCTTAGAAGGGTAAGAGAAGCGGGCCTGCGCGCGTCGAGCGACCAGAGGAATGAAAAGCTGGGCGCGAAGATCAGGCTGGGCGAGATGGAGAAGGTCCCCGCCCTCCTGATCGTCGGCGAGAAGGAAGTCGCGGCGGGCACCGTCTCGCTCCGCGTCCGCCACGGCGGGGAATTCAAGGACCAGAAGATTGGAGAATTGCTTCGAATGATGAGAGGGGCGGTGGCGAACCGCTCGCTCGTTTGGCACGAAACGTCAACGGCTCGCTAA
- a CDS encoding translation initiation factor IF-3 has protein sequence MAFFRGGPRVPPTKNSPINEYILRFKGVRLISSTGEQLGVLEPQAALAKGREEGLDVVVIAEQADPPVCKIMDYGKFTFEKKKKEHESKKKQKVTQVKEIKFRPNIDEHDYDFKFRNIIRFLEEGDKVKATVQFRGREMSRLDNGRKVLDRLIKDLEGKAHAESGTEMMGNRMHQILSPIKKH, from the coding sequence ATCGCATTCTTCAGAGGTGGTCCCCGGGTCCCCCCGACCAAGAACTCCCCGATCAACGAGTACATCCTGCGTTTCAAGGGTGTCCGGCTGATCTCGTCCACGGGCGAGCAGCTCGGCGTCCTCGAGCCCCAGGCGGCGCTCGCGAAGGGTCGCGAGGAAGGCCTCGACGTCGTCGTGATCGCCGAGCAGGCCGACCCTCCGGTCTGCAAGATCATGGACTACGGGAAGTTCACGTTCGAGAAGAAGAAGAAAGAGCACGAGTCCAAGAAGAAGCAGAAGGTCACCCAGGTCAAGGAAATCAAGTTCCGGCCGAACATCGACGAGCACGACTACGACTTCAAGTTCCGCAACATCATCCGGTTCCTCGAAGAGGGGGACAAGGTGAAGGCGACGGTTCAGTTCCGCGGACGTGAGATGTCGCGACTCGACAACGGGCGGAAGGTCCTCGACCGGCTCATCAAGGACCTCGAGGGCAAGGCGCACGCCGAGTCCGGCACCGAGATGATGGGGAACCGCATGCACCAGATCCTGAGCCCCATCAAGAAGCACTAG
- the rpmI gene encoding 50S ribosomal protein L35: MPGKRKTHRGAAKRFHKTATGKFKRGHAMKRHILTKKNASRLRGLKKSTLVSKADTKNVRSMLPYA, encoded by the coding sequence ATGCCCGGCAAGAGAAAGACGCACCGGGGCGCTGCGAAGCGCTTCCACAAGACCGCGACGGGGAAGTTCAAGCGCGGTCACGCGATGAAGCGTCACATCCTCACGAAGAAGAACGCGAGCCGGCTGCGGGGACTGAAGAAGTCGACGCTCGTGTCGAAAGCCGACACGAAGAACGTCCGCTCGATGCTCCCGTACGCCTGA
- the rplT gene encoding 50S ribosomal protein L20: MPRVKRGPKRKNRRVRVLKLAKGYYGTKHNCFRIAELQVERSLAYATRDRKQKKREFRGLWIVRINAAARDHDLSYSKLMAGLKKAGSDVNRKVLAEIAVEDPKGFRVARRVRQVRPRAVGRRRSRERLIRVDEWRICSLRSKRIEEFSSKS; this comes from the coding sequence ATGCCTCGCGTCAAGCGTGGACCCAAAAGGAAGAATCGCCGCGTTCGCGTGCTCAAGCTCGCGAAGGGCTACTACGGAACCAAGCACAACTGCTTCCGCATCGCCGAGCTCCAGGTCGAGCGCTCGCTCGCCTACGCGACGCGCGACCGCAAGCAGAAGAAGCGCGAATTCCGCGGACTGTGGATCGTGCGCATCAACGCCGCCGCCCGCGACCACGACCTGAGCTACAGCAAGCTCATGGCCGGGCTCAAGAAGGCCGGCTCGGACGTGAACCGCAAGGTTCTCGCCGAGATCGCCGTCGAGGACCCGAAGGGGTTTCGCGTCGCTCGTCGCGTCCGCCAAGTCCGCCCTCGGGCTGTCGGCCGCCGCCGCTCCCGCGAACGCCTGATCCGCGTCGACGAGTGGCGGATCTGCTCGCTTCGGTCGAAGAGAATCGAAGAGTTTTCTTCGAAGAGTTGA
- the pheS gene encoding phenylalanine--tRNA ligase subunit alpha: MLASVEENRRVFFEELKTAQEKAATSGLFPADVRALHVKWLGQQQGAITALLKQLKEVPKDQKASVGAAVNTFKRDVEAALSSLEESSLLFERQQKQKALAVDVTLPPRAPRLGRLHPLTVVRRRMEEAFFALGYEVAHGPEVESDWHNFESLNFPPDHPARDAVDTFFVKDGGVGRDRLLLRTHTSPVQIRTMLGEKPPIRIVIPGRVYRKDDIDPRHSPVFHQMEGLTVGEGITFADLKGTLAAFSRRLFSPETKIRFGPTFFPFVEPGVDVAVSCVFCKGTGAANGGACRPCSGSGWIEIMGAGMVHPNVLRNGGIDPEKYSGFAFGMGIDRIAFLLYGVPDLRLFFENDVRFLDRVWA; this comes from the coding sequence CTGCTCGCTTCGGTCGAAGAGAATCGAAGAGTTTTCTTCGAAGAGTTGAAGACCGCGCAGGAGAAGGCCGCGACGAGCGGCCTCTTCCCGGCGGACGTGCGCGCGCTGCACGTCAAGTGGCTGGGCCAGCAGCAGGGGGCGATCACGGCCCTCCTCAAGCAGCTCAAGGAAGTCCCCAAGGACCAGAAGGCGAGCGTCGGCGCCGCCGTCAACACGTTCAAGAGAGACGTCGAGGCTGCCCTCTCTTCACTCGAAGAATCTTCTCTTCTCTTCGAACGCCAGCAAAAGCAGAAGGCGCTGGCCGTCGACGTGACTCTCCCCCCGCGCGCCCCGCGCCTCGGGCGGCTGCACCCGCTGACGGTGGTCAGGCGCCGCATGGAGGAAGCCTTCTTCGCGCTCGGCTACGAGGTCGCCCACGGCCCCGAGGTCGAGTCGGACTGGCACAACTTCGAGTCGCTGAACTTCCCGCCCGACCACCCGGCGCGCGACGCCGTGGACACGTTCTTCGTGAAGGACGGCGGGGTGGGGCGCGACCGCCTGCTGCTGCGCACGCACACGTCGCCGGTCCAGATCCGGACGATGCTCGGAGAGAAGCCGCCGATCCGGATCGTCATCCCGGGCCGCGTGTATCGCAAGGACGACATCGACCCGCGCCACTCGCCGGTCTTCCACCAGATGGAAGGGCTCACGGTGGGCGAAGGCATCACGTTCGCCGACCTCAAGGGCACGCTCGCCGCGTTCTCGAGGCGGCTCTTCTCGCCCGAGACGAAGATCCGCTTCGGCCCGACGTTCTTCCCGTTCGTCGAGCCGGGCGTCGACGTCGCCGTCTCGTGCGTCTTCTGCAAGGGAACCGGTGCGGCGAACGGCGGCGCGTGCCGCCCGTGCTCGGGCTCAGGCTGGATCGAGATCATGGGCGCCGGGATGGTCCACCCGAACGTGCTCCGGAACGGCGGCATCGACCCCGAGAAGTACTCCGGCTTCGCGTTCGGCATGGGCATCGACCGCATCGCGTTCCTCCTCTACGGCGTCCCGGACCTGCGGCTCTTCTTCGAGAACGACGTGCGGTTCCTCGACCGCGTGTGGGCCTGA
- the pheT gene encoding phenylalanine--tRNA ligase subunit beta, producing the protein MKFAYSWLASYLPGPAPDPKELGDRLTAVGFIVEGVEGAGAATVYDVEITANRPDGMNHRGLAREAAVALRRAFGDAEASVAVSETGPAVETRAAVVVAEPALCSRYSARVIEGVTIRPAAAAVTARLAAIGQGAISSPVDATNHVLWDIGQPLHAFDLDTLAKGADGLPTIVVRRAKAGETLVTLDGVERKLGPQHLVIADAERPVALAGVMGGLATAISEKTTRILLESAHFHPGAVRKTARSLGMHTDASHRFERGTDPEATLDGLNRAARLIVADCGGMVAKGVVDVRAERAPAAALSLRLSRLASFLGMTIPEGRVVEILRELGLAPVLEGGAVTVKVPSWRIDVTSEEDLIEEVIRCEGYDRLPETLPAPFVPRTVSRAAQVPDRARDLLAGMGLLECVTYSFVSEAENAPFASAAPGAPVVVENPLGEPFTTLRATPVIGLLQSAQHNVRRGMKDLALFEVGTSFGWNPEKKEISAEEKTGDGRVSEKVRVGILLAGARNRHWAQTETANSDFFEGAGIAEALMRGLGLGGPRALFTFKENPSSPFSSFLAAGRAADVFVSGKPAGWVGVLEPALAASWDLVDPVVADLDLGVLAAALPPAETSVEPPSKFPGSEVDLTATHALSLPWAALEAAVRSGAPAELVAIEAKGRYRGPGVPDGFVKTTLTLRFGSPRGSLAREDVNGWRDAAARRLLALEGVKVDGVPAPA; encoded by the coding sequence ATGAAGTTCGCGTACTCCTGGCTCGCCTCGTACCTGCCGGGCCCGGCGCCGGACCCGAAGGAGCTGGGCGACCGCCTGACGGCCGTCGGCTTCATCGTCGAGGGCGTCGAGGGCGCGGGCGCGGCCACCGTGTACGACGTCGAGATCACCGCGAACCGGCCTGACGGCATGAACCATCGCGGCCTCGCCCGCGAGGCCGCCGTCGCGCTGCGCCGCGCGTTCGGGGACGCCGAAGCGTCCGTCGCCGTTTCGGAAACCGGGCCGGCGGTGGAGACGCGCGCGGCCGTCGTCGTCGCCGAACCCGCGCTCTGCTCGCGCTACTCCGCGCGCGTGATCGAGGGCGTGACGATCCGCCCGGCGGCCGCCGCCGTGACGGCGCGCCTCGCCGCGATCGGCCAGGGCGCGATCTCCTCGCCCGTCGACGCGACGAACCACGTGCTCTGGGACATCGGCCAGCCGCTCCACGCCTTCGACCTCGACACGCTCGCGAAGGGGGCCGACGGCCTCCCGACGATCGTCGTGCGGCGCGCGAAGGCGGGCGAGACGCTCGTGACGCTCGACGGCGTGGAGCGCAAGCTCGGACCGCAGCACCTCGTGATCGCGGACGCCGAAAGGCCCGTCGCCCTTGCGGGCGTCATGGGCGGCCTCGCGACCGCGATCTCGGAGAAGACCACGCGCATCCTTCTCGAGAGCGCGCACTTCCACCCGGGCGCGGTGCGCAAGACGGCGCGCTCCCTCGGGATGCACACCGACGCCTCGCACCGCTTCGAGCGCGGCACGGACCCCGAAGCGACGCTCGACGGCCTGAACCGCGCCGCGCGCCTCATCGTCGCCGACTGTGGCGGCATGGTCGCGAAGGGCGTCGTCGACGTCCGCGCGGAAAGGGCGCCCGCGGCCGCGCTCTCCCTCCGCCTCTCACGGCTCGCCAGTTTCCTCGGCATGACGATCCCTGAGGGCCGCGTCGTCGAGATCCTCCGCGAGCTCGGGCTCGCGCCCGTCCTCGAGGGCGGCGCCGTGACGGTGAAGGTCCCGAGCTGGCGCATCGACGTCACGAGCGAGGAAGACCTGATCGAGGAAGTCATCCGCTGCGAGGGCTACGACCGCCTGCCCGAGACTCTCCCGGCGCCGTTCGTGCCGCGCACGGTTTCGCGCGCCGCGCAGGTGCCCGACCGCGCCCGCGACCTCCTCGCGGGGATGGGCCTTCTCGAGTGCGTGACGTACTCCTTCGTGTCGGAAGCCGAGAACGCGCCGTTCGCGTCCGCGGCTCCCGGCGCGCCGGTCGTCGTCGAGAACCCGCTCGGCGAGCCGTTCACGACGCTGCGCGCGACGCCCGTGATCGGCCTCCTCCAGAGCGCGCAGCACAACGTGCGGCGCGGCATGAAGGACCTCGCCCTCTTCGAGGTGGGCACGAGCTTCGGATGGAATCCGGAGAAGAAAGAGATTTCTGCTGAAGAGAAGACCGGGGATGGGAGAGTTTCTGAGAAGGTAAGAGTGGGGATCCTGCTCGCAGGCGCCCGGAACCGCCACTGGGCGCAGACGGAAACGGCGAATTCGGATTTCTTTGAAGGGGCGGGAATCGCAGAAGCCCTCATGAGGGGCCTCGGCTTGGGTGGGCCCCGTGCCCTCTTCACCTTCAAAGAAAATCCCTCTTCGCCTTTCTCTTCGTTCCTCGCGGCTGGCAGAGCGGCCGACGTTTTCGTGTCGGGCAAGCCCGCGGGCTGGGTGGGCGTCCTCGAGCCGGCTCTCGCCGCCTCGTGGGACCTCGTCGATCCCGTCGTCGCCGATCTCGACCTCGGTGTCCTCGCCGCCGCGCTGCCGCCGGCCGAGACGTCCGTCGAGCCGCCGTCGAAGTTTCCCGGCAGCGAGGTGGACCTCACGGCGACGCATGCGCTTTCTCTGCCCTGGGCGGCGCTCGAGGCGGCCGTTCGCAGCGGCGCGCCCGCCGAGCTCGTCGCAATCGAGGCTAAGGGGCGTTACCGCGGCCCCGGCGTCCCGGACGGATTCGTCAAGACGACCCTGACCCTGCGTTTTGGATCCCCGCGCGGCTCGCTCGCGCGCGAGGACGTGAACGGCTGGCGCGACGCGGCCGCACGGCGTCTTCTCGCCCTCGAGGGCGTGAAGGTCGACGGCGTGCCCGCGCCCGCCTGA
- the zapB gene encoding cell division protein ZapB: MKEAKGKTEKSEGSLEPVLDAIEERVEALVEVVKKLAAENARLESEVAAAKAKADEGGEAAMLLARYEDERNAVKERIERVLRTLDEGKGAGKA, from the coding sequence GTGAAGGAAGCCAAGGGAAAGACCGAGAAATCCGAAGGCTCCCTCGAGCCCGTTCTCGACGCGATCGAGGAGCGGGTCGAGGCGCTCGTCGAGGTCGTGAAGAAGCTCGCCGCCGAGAACGCCCGGCTCGAGTCCGAGGTCGCGGCCGCGAAGGCCAAGGCGGACGAGGGCGGGGAGGCCGCGATGCTCCTCGCGCGTTACGAGGACGAGCGCAACGCCGTGAAGGAGCGCATCGAGCGCGTTTTGAGGACCCTGGACGAGGGAAAAGGCGCGGGTAAAGCGTAA